Proteins from a genomic interval of Pseudomonas silesiensis:
- a CDS encoding serine hydrolase domain-containing protein, translating to MYNKKDMTAPGIGYQDLRLMQGYPPPREKQVAQHNWDSPPYNRWSFQHMSQLFPVAAIHRSPGPVTELERNERSLDDVRFQRVDGGQTDLATFLTDSYTDGFLVLHQGKVVSEQYFNGMQPHTLHLLQSVSKTVVGSLVGRLIGQGRIDPQARVSHYVPELSASGYGDARVQDLLDMRTGVRFREDYTDPDAEFIQLDIASGWRERGELKSPDSIYGLLKSLSKDREHGQFFEYRSVDTDVLAWVCERACGERLPVLLSREIWSRLGAEQDANITLDCVGTALADGGMSATLRDLGRFAQMYLQGGRFNGQQIVPEEFVRACGRGSTPAFEVLYGFYVKHFPDAAYSNQCWVLDSEQGTYSARGVFGQSIYWDPASEVAIVKLSSWPDFINAEWTLNTFRACAAVVEELQRS from the coding sequence ATGTACAATAAAAAAGACATGACCGCCCCGGGCATTGGTTATCAGGACTTAAGGCTGATGCAGGGCTATCCGCCGCCCCGGGAAAAGCAAGTCGCCCAGCATAACTGGGACAGTCCGCCCTATAACCGCTGGTCGTTCCAGCACATGAGCCAGCTGTTTCCGGTGGCCGCTATTCATCGCAGTCCCGGGCCGGTCACCGAACTCGAGCGCAACGAACGCTCACTGGACGACGTACGTTTCCAGCGAGTCGACGGCGGGCAGACCGATCTGGCGACCTTCTTGACCGATAGCTACACCGATGGTTTTTTGGTGCTTCATCAAGGCAAGGTGGTTTCGGAGCAGTATTTCAACGGTATGCAGCCGCACACGTTGCATCTGTTGCAATCGGTGTCCAAGACCGTCGTCGGTAGCCTGGTCGGCAGGTTGATCGGCCAGGGCAGAATCGATCCCCAGGCGCGTGTCAGCCACTATGTGCCCGAGCTTTCGGCAAGCGGTTATGGCGACGCCCGGGTACAGGATCTGCTGGATATGCGCACGGGAGTGAGATTCAGGGAGGACTACACGGATCCGGATGCTGAATTCATCCAGTTGGATATCGCCTCGGGTTGGCGTGAACGGGGAGAGCTAAAGTCGCCTGACAGCATTTATGGTTTGTTGAAGTCGCTGAGTAAAGACCGTGAACATGGCCAGTTCTTTGAGTATCGCTCAGTGGATACCGACGTGTTGGCCTGGGTCTGTGAGCGGGCCTGCGGCGAGCGGCTCCCCGTATTACTGAGCCGGGAGATCTGGTCAAGACTGGGGGCAGAACAAGACGCGAATATCACCCTCGATTGCGTTGGAACCGCATTGGCCGATGGCGGGATGAGCGCCACGCTGCGTGATCTGGGGCGCTTTGCCCAGATGTATCTGCAGGGGGGACGTTTCAACGGCCAACAGATTGTTCCAGAGGAATTTGTGCGCGCATGCGGCCGTGGTTCCACACCGGCTTTTGAAGTCCTCTATGGCTTTTATGTCAAACACTTTCCTGACGCCGCCTATAGCAATCAGTGCTGGGTGCTGGACAGTGAACAGGGTACCTATTCGGCGCGCGGAGTATTTGGGCAGAGTATCTATTGGGATCCGGCTTCTGAAGTGGCAATCGTAAAACTTTCCAGTTGGCCGGACTTTATCAATGCAGAGTGGACGTTGAATACCTTCCGTGCTTGTGCCGCTGTGGTTGAAGAACTTCAACGCAGCTGA